The following proteins are encoded in a genomic region of Ictalurus furcatus strain D&B chromosome 6, Billie_1.0, whole genome shotgun sequence:
- the neurod1 gene encoding neurogenic differentiation factor 1, with amino-acid sequence MRRGGIRGRIQAHAHLPASSALLYKAQHPVHALPLDHHPHHPHYPQDHKHSNAEGHEATITGQLITDTTHRIMTKSCTEEPSMIESPTGSANWTDKKQKPGHEAMRKEDLENDEEEAVHRLEDAHELEEDEEEEEEDEEEEEEGDDASKPKRRGPKKKKMTKARLQRFKMRRMKANARERNRMHGLNDALESLRKVVPCYSKTQKLSKIETLRLAKNYIWALSEILRSGESPDLVSFVQALCKGLSQPTTNLVAGCLQLNPRTFLPEQQSHAHGASVASYASMHPYCYQSPGLPSPPYGAADGAPHHTFHAKTAAHAYGSTLLLPPPPPPPPQPPSAMQAEPFYDAALADCAHSPAASFDGPLSPPLSVNGNFSFKHEPPTEFEKSYHGFGGGVQPYHHHAPPGHHHHHHPHHHHHAALYDLPPMENVVPYEGHSHHERVVHMNAQLNAIFHDS; translated from the exons ATGAGGAGGGGGGGAATTAGAGGGAGAATACAGGCACACGCGCATCTCCCAGCATCATCAGCGCTTCTATATAAAGCGCAGCATCCCGTTCACGCGCTGCCACTtgatcatcatcctcatcatcctcattacCCGCAGGATCACAAACACTCAAATGCGGAGGGGCATGAAGCGACTATAACGGGACAACTGAtcacagacacaacacacag gatcaTGACGAAATCTTGCACGGAAGAGCCCTCGATGATCGAGTCTCCGACCGGCAGCGCCAACTGGACCGACAAGAAGCAGAAGCCCGGGCACGAGGCCATGCGCAAAGAGGATCTGGAGAACGACGAAGAGGAGGCTGTGCACAGGCTCGAGGACGCGCACGAGCTGGAGGAGGacgaagaagaggaagaggaagatgaggaggaagaggaagagggcgACGACGCGAGCAAGCCGAAGCGGCGTGGCCcgaaaaagaagaagatgacCAAGGCGCGCCTGCAGAGGTTCAAAATGAGGCGCATGAAAGCGAATGCGCGCGAGCGCAACCGGATGCACGGGCTGAACGACGCGCTCGAGAGCCTGCGCAAGGTGGTGCCGTGCTACTCGAAAACGCAGAAGCTGTCCAAGATCGAGACTTTGCGTCTGGCCAAGAATTACATCTGGGCGCTGTCCGAGATCCTACGGTCGGGCGAGAGTCCGGATCTGGTGTCATTCGTGCAGGCTTTGTGCAAAGGTCTTTCGCAGCCCACGACTAATCTGGTGGCAGGGTGCTTGCAGCTCAATCCGCGGACTTTCTTGCCCGAGCAGCAGAGCCATGCGCACGGAGCGAGCGTCGCTTCATACGCCAGCATGCACCCGTACTGCTACCAGAGCCCCGGTCTGCCGAGCCCGCCGTATGGCGCTGCGGACGGTGCGCCGCACCACACGTTTCACGCCAAGACGGCGGCGCACGCGTACGGGAGCACGCTGCTCTTACCACCGCCACCGCCTCCGCCTCCGCAGCCGCCGAGCGCCATGCAGGCTGAGCCGTTTTACGATGCCGCGCTGGCGGACTGCGCGCACAGCCCCGCCGCGTCCTTCGATGGGCCGCTCAGCCCGCCACTGAGCGTCAACGGGAACTTTTCTTTCAAGCACGAGCCACCGACGGAGTTCGAAAAGAGCTATCACGGGTTCGGCGGCGGCGTGCAGCCCTACCATCACCACGCGCCGCCGGgacaccaccatcaccatcaccctcaccaccaccaccacgcgGCTCTTTACGATTTACCACCCATGGAGAACGTCGTGCCCTACGAGGGTCACTCTCATCACGAACGAGTCGTGCACATGAACGCTCAACTCAACGCCATATTCCACGACTCGTGA